A portion of the Juglans microcarpa x Juglans regia isolate MS1-56 chromosome 1D, Jm3101_v1.0, whole genome shotgun sequence genome contains these proteins:
- the LOC121238414 gene encoding LOW QUALITY PROTEIN: probable prefoldin subunit 3 (The sequence of the model RefSeq protein was modified relative to this genomic sequence to represent the inferred CDS: inserted 1 base in 1 codon), which produces MASSSFSVSASPGVTERRGIPGAQFVEDVQTYLTQSGLDVNSALAFLQERVQQYKLVEMKLLAQQRDLQAKIPDIVKCLDVVATLQAKKGTGEGLITDFEVSEGXYSRACIEDTDSVCLWLGANVMLEYSCEEAATLLKKNLDNAKASLEVLVADLQFLRDQVTITQVTIARIYNWDVHQRRIRQVAAAKDT; this is translated from the exons ATGGCTTCGTCTTCGTTTTCGGTTTCGGCTTCTCCAGGGGTTACAGAACGAAGAGGAATACCAGGTGCTCAATTCGTTGAGGACGTTCAGACCTATCTCACCCAATCAGGTCTCGACGTTAACTCTGCTCTCGCTTTCCTCCAAGAAAG AGTACAGCAGTATAAGTTGGTTGAGATGAAACTTCTAGCTCAGCAAAGGGATCTTCAG GCTAAGATTCctgacattgtaaagtgcttaGATGTGGTTGCCACGTTGCAAGCTAAGAAGGGTACTGGTGAG GGACTTATTACTGATTTTGAAGTCTCTGAAG AATATTCTCGAGCTTGCATCGAGGATACTGACTCAGTATGTCTATGGCTGGGAGCAAACGTCATGTTGGAGTATTCATGTGAAGAG GCCGCTACTcttctgaaaaaaaatttagataacgCTAAAGCCAGTTTAGAAGTTCTTGTTGCTGATCTACAATTCTTGAGAGATCAAGTGACAATAACTCAG GTCACCATTGCTCGGATATATAACTGGGATGTTCATCAGCGCAGAATTCGACAAGTTGCTGCTGCGAAAGACACGTGA